The following coding sequences are from one Hippopotamus amphibius kiboko isolate mHipAmp2 chromosome 9, mHipAmp2.hap2, whole genome shotgun sequence window:
- the LAYN gene encoding layilin isoform X2 encodes MVISGLGSGGEKRNKAIAQPARTSMPGPMAAQQHLEKPTAPSTRPGGEGTEPAMPMLPEDTEKEDATETLKEREEAALNLAYILVPSIPLLLLLVVTSGVCWVWICRRRKRGQPGPSTKEQRPTWPAPQPGTSPDLEVYNVIRKQSDADLAETRPDLKNISFRARSGEATPDAVSCDYDNVAVNPSESGFVTLVSVESGFVTNDVYEFSPDRAERSKEAGWVENEIYGY; translated from the exons ATGGTGATTTCTGGATTGGGCTCAGGAGGCgagaagagaaacaaagcaaTAGCACAGCCTGCCAGGACCTCTATGCCTGGACCGATGGCAGCCCAGCAACATTTAG AAAAACCAACAGCTCCTTCTACAAGGCCTGGAG GGGAAGGAACAGAGCCAGCAATGCCCATGCTTCcagaagacacagagaaagaggaTGCCACAGAAACACTAAAAGAAAGGGAAG AAGCAGCCTTGAATCTTGCCTACATCCTAGTCCCCAGcatcccccttctcctcctccttgtgGTCACATCAGGTGTATGTTGGGTTTGGATCTGTAGAAGGAG GAAACGGGGGCAGCCGGGCCCCAGCACAAAGGAGCAGCGTCCGACCTGGCCCGCTCCTCAGCCCGGGACCAGCCCGGACCTGGAGGTTTACAACGTAATACGAAAGCAGAGCGACGCTGATCTAGCCGAGACCCGGCCGGACCTGAAGAACATCTCATTCCGAGCGCGCTCGGGAGAGGCCACTCCCGACGCCGTGTCTTGTGACTATGACAACGTGGCCGTGAACCCATCTGAAAGCGGGTTCGTGACGCTGGTGAGCGTGGAGAGTGGTTTCGTGACCAACGACGTTTACGAGTTCTCCCCGGACAGAGCAGAGAGGAGCAAAGAGGCCGGATGGGTGGAAAATGAAATATATGGTTATTAG
- the LAYN gene encoding layilin isoform X1: MQPGAALQAALLAGLLAGLRGATGRLLSGQPVCRGGTQKPCYKVVYFHDASRRLNFEEARAACWRDGGQLVSIESEDEQRLIEKFIENLLASDGDFWIGLRRREEKQSNSTACQDLYAWTDGSPATFRNWYVDEPSCGSEVCVVMYHQPSAPAGIGGTYMFQWNDDRCTMKNNFICKYADEKPTAPSTRPGGEGTEPAMPMLPEDTEKEDATETLKEREEAALNLAYILVPSIPLLLLLVVTSGVCWVWICRRRKRGQPGPSTKEQRPTWPAPQPGTSPDLEVYNVIRKQSDADLAETRPDLKNISFRARSGEATPDAVSCDYDNVAVNPSESGFVTLVSVESGFVTNDVYEFSPDRAERSKEAGWVENEIYGY; encoded by the exons gtcaGCCAGTCTGCCGAGGAGGAACACAGAAGCCTTGTTATAAAGTCGTCTACTTCCATGATGCTTCTCGAAGACTGAATTTTGAGGAAGCCAGAGCAGCCTGCTGGAGGGATGGGGGCCAGCTAGTCAGCATCGAGTCTGAAGATGAACAGAGACTGATAGAAAAGTTCATTGAAAACCTCCTGGCTTCTGATGGTGATTTCTGGATTGGGCTCAGGAGGCgagaagagaaacaaagcaaTAGCACAGCCTGCCAGGACCTCTATGCCTGGACCGATGGCAGCCCAGCAACATTTAG GAACTGGTATGTGGACGAGCCTTCGTGTGGCAGCGAGGTCTGCGTGGTCATGTACCATCAGCCATCAGCACCTGCCGGCATCGGGGGTACCTACATGTTCCAGTGGAACGACGACCGGTGCACCATGAAGAACAACTTCATCTGCAAATATGCCGATG AAAAACCAACAGCTCCTTCTACAAGGCCTGGAG GGGAAGGAACAGAGCCAGCAATGCCCATGCTTCcagaagacacagagaaagaggaTGCCACAGAAACACTAAAAGAAAGGGAAG AAGCAGCCTTGAATCTTGCCTACATCCTAGTCCCCAGcatcccccttctcctcctccttgtgGTCACATCAGGTGTATGTTGGGTTTGGATCTGTAGAAGGAG GAAACGGGGGCAGCCGGGCCCCAGCACAAAGGAGCAGCGTCCGACCTGGCCCGCTCCTCAGCCCGGGACCAGCCCGGACCTGGAGGTTTACAACGTAATACGAAAGCAGAGCGACGCTGATCTAGCCGAGACCCGGCCGGACCTGAAGAACATCTCATTCCGAGCGCGCTCGGGAGAGGCCACTCCCGACGCCGTGTCTTGTGACTATGACAACGTGGCCGTGAACCCATCTGAAAGCGGGTTCGTGACGCTGGTGAGCGTGGAGAGTGGTTTCGTGACCAACGACGTTTACGAGTTCTCCCCGGACAGAGCAGAGAGGAGCAAAGAGGCCGGATGGGTGGAAAATGAAATATATGGTTATTAG